A DNA window from Hymenobacter aquaticus contains the following coding sequences:
- the rplU gene encoding 50S ribosomal protein L21: MYAIVNIAGKQTKVEANKFVYAHRLAGNVGDTVELGKALLTDSDGTITIGSPTLDVTVTGTILSHVQGDKVLVFKKKRRKGYKKLNGHRQQFTKVMINSIG, encoded by the coding sequence ATGTACGCAATTGTCAACATAGCCGGGAAACAGACCAAGGTCGAAGCCAATAAATTTGTATACGCCCACCGTTTGGCTGGCAACGTCGGCGATACGGTAGAGCTGGGCAAAGCCCTGCTGACCGACAGCGACGGAACCATCACCATTGGTTCGCCCACGCTGGACGTAACCGTAACGGGCACCATCCTGTCGCACGTGCAGGGCGACAAGGTGCTGGTATTTAAGAAGAAGCGCCGCAAGGGCTACAAGAAGCTGAACGGTCACCGTCAGCAGTTCACCAAAGTAATGATCAACAGCATCGGCTAA
- a CDS encoding cyclic-phosphate processing receiver domain-containing protein, whose protein sequence is MPGYKLYLDDIRNPKGEGWVVVRSFEEFVATIEALGLPEEISFDHDLGWDQEQNCELKSGYDCAKWLVEQDLAIENFNVHSANPVGAENIRSLLQNFLKFKQNLR, encoded by the coding sequence ATGCCCGGTTACAAACTCTACCTCGATGATATTCGCAACCCGAAGGGAGAGGGCTGGGTGGTGGTCCGCAGCTTCGAGGAGTTTGTCGCTACCATTGAAGCCTTGGGCCTACCCGAGGAAATATCCTTCGACCACGACTTGGGCTGGGACCAGGAGCAGAATTGCGAGCTGAAAAGCGGCTACGACTGCGCCAAGTGGCTCGTCGAACAGGACTTGGCTATAGAAAACTTTAACGTCCACTCGGCCAACCCGGTCGGGGCCGAGAACATCAGAAGTCTACTCCAAAACTTCCTGAAGTTTAAGCAGAACCTACGCTAG
- a CDS encoding cyclase family protein — MLATYPHLGQTYSFDPAQPLDISLPLAPGPDQVNCFWAEPVQFDTIRVGSFVGSVALGGSTNYQRVHLTPHGNGTHTECYGHISPDPAATLNRCLRRFLFVAQLVSVAPRPQPNGDLVVLLADVQPLLEAAVARPEALVLRTLPNDETKRSRQYSGTNPTYLEPALAQYLVARNVQHLLLDLPSVDREEDNGELLAHHAFWQYPAQIRTHCTITELIFVPSTVSDGLYLLNLQVTSLELDASPSKPVLYRLT, encoded by the coding sequence ATGCTTGCCACCTACCCGCACCTCGGTCAGACCTATTCCTTCGACCCTGCTCAGCCGCTGGATATTTCCCTGCCCCTGGCCCCCGGTCCCGACCAGGTAAACTGCTTCTGGGCCGAGCCGGTGCAGTTCGACACCATCCGGGTGGGCAGCTTCGTGGGCAGCGTGGCCCTAGGCGGCAGCACCAACTACCAGCGCGTGCACCTGACGCCCCACGGCAACGGCACCCACACCGAATGTTACGGCCACATCAGCCCCGACCCGGCAGCCACGCTGAACCGCTGCCTGCGCCGCTTCCTGTTCGTGGCCCAGCTGGTGTCGGTAGCGCCCCGGCCCCAGCCCAACGGCGACCTGGTAGTACTGCTGGCCGACGTGCAGCCGCTGCTCGAAGCCGCCGTGGCCCGGCCCGAGGCCCTGGTTCTGCGCACCCTGCCCAACGACGAGACCAAGCGCAGCCGGCAGTACTCGGGCACCAATCCCACGTACCTGGAGCCCGCCCTGGCCCAGTACCTGGTGGCCCGGAACGTCCAGCACCTGCTGCTCGACCTGCCCAGCGTGGATAGGGAAGAAGACAACGGCGAGCTGCTGGCCCACCATGCGTTCTGGCAATACCCCGCCCAAATCCGCACCCACTGCACCATCACCGAGCTCATCTTCGTGCCTAGCACCGTCTCCGATGGCCTGTACCTGCTCAACCTGCAGGTAACCAGCCTGGAGCTGGACGCCAGCCCGAGCAAACCCGTGCTCTACCGGCTCACGTAG
- a CDS encoding alpha/beta fold hydrolase, translating to MPDSAASPRVFYLIPGLGADERVFKYLLPLLEGEAHVLTWPQPAPTETLPHYVARMAEAVPPAQPCLVVGVSFGGVVALEIARLRPHARAVLVSSIPDADSLPRLLRLIRATGVYKLVPPQLLKLFPRAGQWYFGVQNGEEYQTFKQILRDMEPRYTRWAIDRLLHWDSTNVGSSIQILGSHDRVFPPGPAPVDHLIPGGTHFMVLSHAPEISRILNALPLNN from the coding sequence GTGCCCGACTCCGCCGCTTCGCCCCGCGTTTTCTACCTGATTCCCGGCCTGGGAGCCGATGAGCGGGTCTTCAAGTACCTGCTGCCCCTGCTGGAGGGCGAGGCGCACGTGCTGACCTGGCCCCAGCCCGCGCCCACCGAAACCCTGCCGCACTACGTGGCCCGCATGGCCGAGGCGGTGCCACCCGCGCAGCCCTGCTTGGTCGTGGGTGTGTCGTTCGGGGGCGTCGTGGCGCTGGAAATAGCCCGGCTGCGGCCCCACGCCCGGGCCGTGCTGGTGTCCAGCATTCCGGATGCCGACTCCCTGCCCCGCCTGCTGCGCCTGATTCGGGCCACCGGCGTTTATAAGCTCGTGCCGCCGCAGCTGCTGAAGCTGTTTCCGCGGGCCGGGCAGTGGTATTTCGGGGTTCAGAATGGGGAAGAATATCAGACCTTCAAGCAGATTCTGCGCGACATGGAGCCCCGCTACACCCGCTGGGCCATCGACCGGCTGCTGCACTGGGACAGTACTAACGTGGGCAGTAGCATTCAGATTCTGGGCTCCCACGACCGGGTGTTTCCGCCCGGCCCGGCCCCCGTCGACCACCTGATTCCGGGCGGCACCCACTTTATGGTGCTCAGCCACGCTCCTGAAATCAGCCGGATTCTCAACGCCTTGCCCCTGAACAACTAA
- a CDS encoding ribonucleoside-diphosphate reductase small subunit, whose protein sequence is MEPLLVENPNRFVLFPIQNDDVWQMYKKAEASFWTAEEIDLSQDQKDWDNLNDNERHFISHVLAFFAASDGIVNENLAVNFMQEVQMPEARCFYGFQIMMENIHSETYSLLIDTYIKNPQEKDRLFNALETVPCVKKKGEWALKWINSENFAERIIAFAAVEGIFFSGSFCSIFWLKKRGLMPGLTFSNELISRDEGLHCDFACLLYSYLQNKLSEERVHSIIRDAVSIEQEFVTDALPVNLIGMNAKSMAQYIEFVADRLLQSLGYSKIYNSSNPFDFMEMISLQGKTNFFEKRVAEYQKAGVMSERTENAFSLDEDF, encoded by the coding sequence ATGGAACCCTTGCTCGTCGAGAACCCCAACCGCTTTGTGCTCTTCCCCATCCAGAACGACGACGTGTGGCAGATGTACAAAAAGGCCGAAGCCTCCTTCTGGACGGCCGAAGAAATTGACCTCTCCCAGGACCAGAAAGACTGGGACAACCTCAACGACAACGAGCGGCACTTCATTTCGCACGTGCTGGCCTTCTTCGCCGCCTCCGACGGCATCGTGAACGAAAACCTGGCCGTCAACTTCATGCAGGAGGTGCAGATGCCCGAGGCGCGCTGCTTCTACGGCTTCCAGATCATGATGGAGAACATTCACTCGGAGACTTACTCCCTGCTGATTGACACCTACATCAAGAACCCCCAGGAAAAGGACCGCCTCTTCAACGCCCTGGAAACCGTGCCCTGCGTGAAGAAGAAGGGCGAGTGGGCTCTGAAGTGGATCAACTCCGAGAACTTCGCCGAGCGCATCATTGCCTTTGCCGCCGTGGAAGGCATCTTCTTCTCGGGCTCGTTCTGCTCGATCTTCTGGCTGAAGAAGCGCGGCCTGATGCCGGGCCTGACGTTCAGCAACGAGCTGATTTCCAGAGACGAAGGCCTGCACTGTGACTTCGCCTGCCTGCTCTACAGCTACCTGCAAAACAAGCTCTCGGAGGAGCGCGTGCACAGCATCATCCGCGACGCGGTGAGCATCGAGCAGGAGTTCGTGACCGATGCGCTGCCGGTGAACCTGATCGGCATGAACGCCAAGAGCATGGCCCAGTACATCGAGTTTGTGGCCGACCGCCTCTTGCAGAGCCTGGGCTACAGCAAGATCTACAACTCCTCGAACCCCTTCGACTTCATGGAGATGATTTCGCTGCAGGGCAAAACCAACTTCTTCGAGAAGCGCGTGGCCGAGTACCAGAAGGCCGGCGTGATGAGCGAGCGGACCGAAAACGCCTTTTCGCTCGACGAGGACTTTTAA
- the rpmA gene encoding 50S ribosomal protein L27: MAHKKGVGSSNNGRESHSKRLGVKIFGGQDIIAGNIIVRQRGTKHHPGQNVGIGKDHTLFAMVDGTVQFRKGRKDRSFVTVVPVSEVAEAAA, encoded by the coding sequence ATGGCACACAAGAAAGGCGTAGGTAGCTCCAACAACGGCCGCGAATCACATTCTAAGCGCTTGGGCGTGAAGATCTTCGGCGGTCAAGATATCATTGCTGGTAACATCATCGTGCGTCAGCGCGGCACCAAGCACCACCCCGGCCAGAACGTGGGTATCGGCAAGGACCACACGCTGTTCGCCATGGTTGACGGCACGGTTCAGTTCCGCAAAGGCCGCAAAGACCGTTCGTTCGTAACGGTAGTTCCGGTGTCGGAAGTAGCTGAAGCTGCTGCTTAA
- the hemW gene encoding radical SAM family heme chaperone HemW: MAGIYLHIPFCKQACHYCDFHFSTSMGLKSWLVEALVRELELRRDYLGPGATLDTIYFGGGTPSLLTEAELATLFEAIYRTFPVAPQAEITLEANPDDLTAAKLRELAASPINRLSIGLQSFHEPHLRLMNRAHSATESTLAVRAAQDAGFENISIDLIYGVPAPDHSLWEQDMAQAFALNVPHLSCYALTIEPDTVFGRKLRKGTFAAPPDDFVARQFEMLLAALPSQGYEQYEISNFCRPGRESRHNANYWRGVPYLGLGPSAHSFNGFSRQYAVANNPQYVTSVLERGEVPATVETLSATDRANEYLMTSLRTSRGCDLDYLHHTLGTDLRTSRAAYLLELARNGWATVRGPQLVLTDRGKLLADQITLELFLEPEA; encoded by the coding sequence ATGGCCGGCATCTACCTCCATATTCCCTTCTGCAAGCAGGCCTGTCACTACTGCGACTTCCACTTCAGCACCTCGATGGGCCTGAAAAGCTGGCTGGTGGAGGCCCTGGTGCGGGAGCTGGAACTCCGGCGCGACTACCTGGGGCCCGGCGCCACGCTCGACACCATCTACTTCGGGGGCGGCACGCCGTCGTTGCTGACCGAGGCCGAGCTGGCCACGCTGTTTGAGGCCATCTACCGCACCTTCCCGGTGGCCCCGCAGGCCGAAATTACCCTGGAAGCCAACCCCGACGACCTCACGGCGGCCAAGCTGCGCGAGCTGGCGGCCTCGCCCATCAACCGGCTGAGCATCGGCCTGCAAAGCTTCCACGAGCCCCACCTGCGCCTGATGAACCGGGCCCACTCGGCCACCGAGTCGACGCTGGCGGTGCGCGCGGCCCAGGATGCGGGCTTCGAGAATATTTCCATCGACCTGATTTACGGCGTGCCCGCCCCCGACCATAGCCTCTGGGAGCAGGATATGGCGCAGGCCTTTGCGCTCAACGTGCCCCACCTTTCCTGCTACGCCCTCACCATCGAGCCCGACACGGTGTTTGGCCGCAAGCTGCGCAAAGGCACCTTCGCCGCCCCGCCCGACGACTTCGTCGCCCGGCAGTTTGAAATGCTGCTGGCCGCGCTGCCAAGCCAGGGCTACGAGCAGTACGAAATCAGCAACTTCTGCCGCCCCGGCCGCGAGTCGCGCCACAACGCCAACTACTGGCGCGGGGTGCCCTACCTGGGGCTGGGACCCAGCGCCCACTCCTTCAACGGCTTTAGCCGGCAATACGCGGTGGCCAACAACCCGCAGTACGTGACCAGCGTGCTGGAGCGGGGCGAGGTGCCGGCTACCGTCGAAACCCTGTCGGCCACCGACCGGGCCAACGAGTACCTGATGACCTCCTTGCGCACCAGCCGCGGCTGCGACCTAGACTACCTGCACCACACCCTGGGCACCGACCTGCGCACCAGCCGCGCCGCCTACCTGCTGGAGCTGGCCCGCAACGGCTGGGCCACCGTGCGCGGCCCCCAGCTGGTGCTCACCGACCGGGGCAAGCTGCTGGCCGACCAGATTACGCTGGAGCTGTTTCTGGAACCGGAGGCGTAA
- a CDS encoding alpha/beta hydrolase family protein, whose amino-acid sequence MKWIRRLLLVIVVLVVGFGVVMVWTAQRTERPVGFELARTTDPDGKPLAVGIWYPTQARTWPTTWLGLGLMDVAADAPVAGRSLPLVVISHGNSGGPGSHADLALALANAGYIVAAPMHGGDNYADQSAAGTVGWLGGRTRQLHATLDYLLKTWPGHAQIDPNRIGAFGFSAGGITVLTAVGAQPDLARIAQHCADTPEAICNLLRAGNSPLLNPDEAAKGNRYLPDARIKAAVVAAPGLGFTLGPGALTAVRVPVQLWSGDQDTVVSYATNIQPVRQALGAGAEFHSVPGAGHFSFLAPCGPLAPPLLCTDQGQFDRKAFHQSMNASVIAFFEKAIR is encoded by the coding sequence ATGAAATGGATTCGTCGGTTGCTGCTGGTCATTGTGGTGCTGGTTGTTGGGTTCGGGGTAGTTATGGTCTGGACGGCGCAGCGCACGGAGCGGCCGGTTGGGTTTGAGCTGGCGCGGACCACTGACCCGGACGGCAAGCCCTTGGCCGTCGGTATCTGGTACCCCACCCAGGCCCGGACCTGGCCGACGACGTGGCTGGGCCTGGGCCTGATGGACGTGGCCGCCGATGCGCCCGTGGCGGGCCGCAGCTTGCCCCTCGTGGTGATTTCGCACGGCAACTCCGGCGGCCCGGGCAGCCACGCCGACCTGGCCCTGGCCTTGGCCAACGCGGGCTATATCGTGGCGGCCCCCATGCACGGCGGCGACAACTACGCCGACCAAAGCGCGGCCGGCACCGTCGGCTGGCTGGGGGGCCGCACCCGGCAGCTGCACGCCACCCTCGACTACCTGCTCAAGACCTGGCCGGGGCACGCGCAGATAGACCCCAACCGGATCGGGGCCTTTGGCTTCTCGGCCGGCGGCATTACCGTCCTGACGGCCGTGGGGGCCCAGCCCGACCTTGCCCGGATTGCCCAGCATTGCGCCGACACCCCGGAGGCTATCTGTAACTTGCTCCGAGCCGGCAACTCTCCCCTGCTGAACCCCGATGAGGCGGCCAAGGGCAACCGCTACCTGCCCGACGCGAGAATCAAGGCCGCCGTGGTGGCGGCCCCCGGCCTGGGCTTTACGCTGGGCCCCGGCGCGCTGACCGCCGTGCGAGTGCCGGTGCAGCTGTGGAGCGGCGACCAGGACACGGTCGTTTCCTATGCCACCAACATCCAGCCGGTGCGGCAGGCCCTCGGGGCCGGGGCCGAGTTTCATTCGGTGCCGGGAGCCGGGCATTTCTCGTTTCTGGCCCCCTGCGGCCCCCTGGCCCCGCCGCTGCTGTGCACCGACCAGGGCCAGTTTGATAGAAAAGCCTTCCACCAGAGCATGAATGCCAGCGTTATTGCCTTCTTTGAAAAGGCTATCCGCTAA
- a CDS encoding ribonucleoside-diphosphate reductase subunit alpha — MLVIKRDGRRESVKFDKVTARIEKLCYGLNQNFVSPIEVAKKVIDGIYDGVTTVELDNLAAETAASLTTKHPDYAILAARIAVSNLHKVTSKSFSSTMKRLYTYEDPKTGENASLIAKDVWEIVHKHAATLDSAIIYDRDYSYDYFGFKTLERSYLLRVDGKVIERPQHMIMRVAIGIHKEDIESAIETYNLMSERWFTHATPTLFNAGSPKPQLSSCFLLTMKDDSITGIYDTLKNCAQISQSAGGIGLSIHNVRATGSYIKGTNGTSNGIIPMLKVFNDTARYVDQGGGKRKGAFAIYIEPWHADIFDFLDLKKNHGKEENRARDLFYALWTPDLFMKRVEANGDWTLMCPNECPGLGDTWGEEFEKLYAKYEREGRGRRTVKAQDLWFAILESQTETGTPYMLFKDAANSKSNQQNLGTIKSSNLCTEIMEYTDENEIAVCNLASLALPRFLKEEGGHLVFDHQKLYEVTYHATKNLNKVIDINYYPVPEAETSNRRHRPIGLGVQGLADTFIALRMPFESDEASGLNKDIFETIYFAAMTASKDLAKKDGAYETFPGSPLSKGKFQFDLWGVTPESNRWDWETLRQEVMEHGVRNSLLVAPMPTASTAQILGNNESFEPYTSNIYVRRVLSGEFMVVNKHLLKDLVKLGIWNEQMKNDIIAANGSVQNIDRIPQHIKDLYKTVWEISQRRIIDMSADRGAYICQSQSLNLHVQNVNFGKLTSMHFHSWKKGLKTGMYYLRTKAAADAIKFTVQKQAAETLEPLNAMAQNASDMACSLDNPDACEACGS, encoded by the coding sequence ATGCTGGTAATCAAACGCGACGGCCGCCGCGAATCCGTGAAATTCGACAAAGTCACGGCCCGCATCGAGAAGCTCTGCTACGGGCTCAACCAAAACTTCGTCTCCCCGATTGAGGTGGCCAAAAAGGTCATCGACGGTATCTACGACGGCGTGACCACCGTGGAACTCGACAACCTGGCCGCCGAAACCGCCGCCTCGCTCACCACCAAGCACCCCGACTACGCCATCCTGGCGGCCCGCATTGCGGTCAGCAACCTGCACAAGGTGACCTCGAAGTCGTTTTCGAGCACCATGAAGCGCCTCTACACCTACGAGGACCCCAAGACCGGCGAAAATGCCTCTCTCATTGCCAAGGACGTGTGGGAAATCGTGCACAAGCACGCCGCTACCCTGGACTCGGCCATCATCTACGACCGGGACTACTCCTACGACTACTTCGGCTTCAAGACCCTGGAACGCTCGTATTTGCTGCGCGTGGATGGCAAAGTCATTGAGCGGCCCCAGCACATGATCATGCGCGTGGCTATCGGTATCCACAAGGAGGATATCGAGTCGGCCATTGAAACCTACAACCTGATGTCGGAGCGGTGGTTTACCCACGCTACCCCGACCCTGTTCAACGCCGGCTCGCCTAAGCCCCAGCTCTCGTCCTGCTTCCTGCTCACGATGAAGGACGACTCCATCACGGGCATCTACGACACGCTGAAGAACTGCGCCCAGATTTCGCAGTCGGCCGGCGGCATTGGCCTGAGCATCCATAACGTGCGGGCCACGGGCTCCTACATCAAGGGTACGAATGGCACCTCCAACGGCATCATCCCGATGCTGAAGGTGTTCAACGACACGGCCCGCTACGTAGACCAGGGCGGCGGCAAGCGCAAGGGTGCCTTCGCCATCTACATCGAGCCCTGGCACGCCGACATCTTCGACTTCCTGGACCTGAAAAAGAACCACGGCAAGGAGGAAAACCGCGCCCGCGACCTGTTCTACGCCCTCTGGACGCCCGACCTGTTCATGAAGCGGGTGGAAGCCAACGGCGACTGGACGCTGATGTGCCCCAACGAGTGCCCCGGCCTGGGCGACACCTGGGGCGAGGAGTTCGAGAAGCTCTACGCCAAGTATGAGCGCGAAGGCCGCGGCCGCCGCACCGTGAAGGCCCAGGACCTGTGGTTCGCCATCCTGGAAAGCCAGACCGAGACGGGCACGCCCTACATGCTCTTCAAGGACGCCGCCAACAGCAAGAGCAACCAGCAGAACCTGGGCACCATCAAGTCGTCGAACCTGTGCACCGAGATTATGGAGTACACCGACGAGAACGAAATTGCCGTCTGCAACCTGGCTTCGCTGGCCCTGCCCCGCTTCCTGAAGGAAGAAGGCGGCCACCTGGTGTTCGACCACCAGAAGCTCTACGAGGTGACCTACCACGCCACCAAGAACCTGAACAAGGTAATCGACATCAACTATTACCCCGTTCCGGAAGCCGAAACCAGCAACCGCCGCCACCGCCCCATCGGCCTCGGCGTGCAGGGCCTGGCCGATACCTTCATTGCCCTGCGCATGCCCTTCGAGAGCGACGAAGCCAGCGGCCTGAACAAGGACATCTTCGAGACCATCTACTTCGCGGCCATGACGGCCTCCAAGGACCTGGCCAAGAAGGACGGTGCCTACGAAACCTTCCCCGGCTCGCCCCTGAGCAAGGGCAAGTTCCAGTTCGACCTCTGGGGCGTGACGCCCGAAAGCAACCGTTGGGACTGGGAAACGCTGCGCCAGGAAGTAATGGAGCACGGCGTGCGCAACTCCCTGCTGGTAGCGCCCATGCCGACGGCCAGCACGGCCCAGATCCTGGGCAACAACGAGTCGTTTGAGCCCTACACCTCCAACATCTACGTGCGGCGCGTGCTCAGCGGGGAGTTTATGGTGGTGAACAAGCACCTGCTGAAAGACCTGGTGAAGCTCGGCATCTGGAACGAGCAGATGAAGAACGACATCATCGCCGCCAACGGCTCGGTGCAGAACATCGACCGGATTCCCCAGCACATCAAGGACCTGTACAAGACGGTGTGGGAGATTTCCCAGCGCCGCATCATCGACATGTCGGCCGACCGGGGCGCTTACATCTGCCAGAGCCAGAGCCTGAACCTGCACGTGCAGAACGTGAACTTCGGCAAGCTGACCAGCATGCACTTCCACTCCTGGAAGAAGGGCCTGAAAACCGGCATGTACTACCTGCGCACCAAAGCCGCCGCCGACGCCATCAAGTTCACGGTGCAGAAGCAAGCCGCCGAAACCCTGGAGCCCCTGAACGCTATGGCCCAGAACGCCTCGGATATGGCCTGCTCCCTGGATAACCCCGACGCTTGCGAGGCTTGCGGGTCGTAA
- a CDS encoding DUF7668 domain-containing protein, translating to MNKELVPLINHIVATLVAGRYQQLVDESQEKRLCADDITAVIAEHGRLTLPPSGSEIRQYVAFSPENTEVLVDHFLWVNGSLSDLMVRIVAYKPLSEGKFSLWDIYAP from the coding sequence ATGAATAAAGAGCTAGTCCCGCTTATTAATCACATCGTGGCTACTCTAGTAGCGGGAAGATACCAGCAGTTAGTTGACGAAAGCCAAGAGAAACGGCTGTGCGCCGACGATATCACAGCGGTTATAGCTGAACATGGGCGGTTAACTCTGCCACCATCAGGCAGTGAGATAAGGCAGTACGTTGCCTTCTCACCCGAAAACACTGAGGTTCTGGTTGACCACTTCCTTTGGGTGAACGGCAGCTTAAGCGACCTGATGGTGCGAATTGTTGCCTATAAGCCGCTTTCTGAAGGGAAGTTTAGCCTCTGGGACATTTACGCTCCCTGA
- a CDS encoding M48 family metallopeptidase, giving the protein MFFVPKRLLPLLALLLLALPLLAAAPADSAAFNVEAATQHYLNTLSPAQKASSDAYFEGGYWLQLWGLLYGLAVAAVFLGLGLSRRMQAWAGRLPGRVLPKLAYFALYIGLSYALSFPLSLYTDYFREHQYGLSNQSFGAWLTDDLKNLAISMVVGSLVLLALYAAIRRTGRSWWAWATGLAAIFLVVGVFLSPIFISPLFNKYTPLPAGPVRSQILSMARANGVPADNVYVVDASRQSKRISANVSGLGSTIRVSLNDNLLNRGTPAEVQAVMGHELGHYVLNHIPKMLIFFVLIVGLGLAFVDWAFHRLLGRYGSRWGISSIGDVGGLPLAAALFSVFMLLARPGFNTIIRTQEQEADTFGLNAARQPDGFASTAMKLSEYRKIDPSPWEEIIFFDHPSGHTRVQSAMRWKAEHMRD; this is encoded by the coding sequence ATGTTCTTTGTTCCGAAACGGCTGCTGCCGCTGCTGGCCTTGCTGCTCTTGGCCCTGCCCCTGCTGGCCGCCGCCCCCGCCGATTCGGCGGCCTTCAACGTGGAAGCCGCCACCCAGCACTACCTCAACACCCTGAGCCCGGCCCAGAAAGCCAGCTCCGACGCCTATTTCGAGGGCGGCTATTGGCTGCAGCTCTGGGGCCTGCTCTACGGGCTGGCCGTGGCGGCGGTGTTTCTGGGGCTGGGCCTCTCGCGCCGCATGCAAGCCTGGGCCGGGCGGCTGCCGGGCCGGGTGCTGCCCAAGCTGGCCTACTTCGCCCTCTACATCGGGCTGAGCTACGCCCTGAGCTTTCCCCTGAGCCTCTACACCGACTACTTCCGGGAGCACCAGTACGGGCTGTCGAACCAGTCGTTCGGGGCCTGGCTCACCGATGACTTGAAAAACCTGGCCATTTCGATGGTGGTGGGCAGCCTGGTGCTGCTGGCTTTGTACGCGGCCATCCGGCGCACCGGCCGGAGCTGGTGGGCGTGGGCCACGGGCCTGGCCGCCATTTTCCTGGTGGTGGGCGTGTTTCTGTCACCGATTTTCATCAGCCCGCTGTTCAACAAGTACACCCCGCTGCCCGCCGGCCCGGTGCGCAGCCAGATTCTGAGCATGGCCCGGGCCAACGGCGTGCCGGCCGACAACGTGTACGTGGTAGATGCTTCCCGGCAGAGCAAGCGCATCAGCGCCAACGTGAGCGGGCTGGGCAGCACCATTCGGGTGTCGCTCAACGACAACCTGCTGAACCGCGGCACCCCGGCCGAGGTGCAGGCCGTGATGGGCCACGAGCTGGGCCACTACGTGCTGAACCACATTCCCAAGATGCTGATCTTCTTCGTGCTCATCGTCGGCCTGGGCCTGGCCTTCGTCGACTGGGCCTTTCACCGCCTGCTGGGCCGCTACGGCAGCCGCTGGGGCATCAGCAGCATCGGCGACGTGGGCGGGCTGCCCTTGGCGGCGGCGCTGTTCAGCGTGTTTATGCTGCTGGCCCGGCCCGGCTTCAACACCATCATCCGCACCCAGGAGCAGGAGGCCGACACGTTTGGCCTGAATGCCGCCCGCCAGCCCGACGGCTTTGCCAGCACGGCCATGAAGCTCTCGGAGTACCGCAAGATTGACCCCAGCCCCTGGGAGGAAATCATCTTTTTCGACCACCCCAGCGGCCACACCCGGGTGCAGTCGGCCATGCGCTGGAAGGCCGAGCACATGCGGGACTAG